One window of the bacterium genome contains the following:
- a CDS encoding nucleotidyltransferase, with product MAIPEIQLEAWSHQGPVATALKACASVRAALDAFDQWPDDVWLEPYLRGSYNNDTNISGDSDVDLVVQLNSTFRTNLSSEQKAAYKIRPATYPLRELRKDVRKAFTAYYGEFEVESKGNAIMVMTSFPPTAVIPALAYRRYPAAPRNGDDYAEGMIYYEFESKRWVVDYPKQHAEGVTAKQKATHGWFKPTVRVFKNIRWQLLEVGALNINDASSYFIECLLGNVPEGKFGPTYGDTVAESHDWLVQADMAPFKCLNGITPLFGTTPDCWSTKKALRFLAAVRALWKQWSQ from the coding sequence ATGGCGATTCCTGAGATCCAGCTTGAGGCGTGGTCCCACCAGGGACCGGTCGCGACGGCGTTGAAGGCTTGCGCATCGGTGCGGGCCGCGCTTGACGCCTTCGACCAGTGGCCGGATGATGTCTGGTTGGAGCCGTATCTCCGGGGGTCGTACAACAATGACACGAACATCAGCGGAGACAGCGACGTTGACCTGGTGGTGCAGCTCAATTCCACATTCCGGACCAATCTGAGCAGCGAACAGAAGGCCGCCTACAAGATCAGGCCCGCCACCTACCCGCTTCGCGAATTACGTAAGGATGTGCGCAAGGCATTCACCGCTTACTACGGCGAGTTCGAGGTCGAGTCGAAGGGAAATGCGATCATGGTGATGACCTCGTTCCCGCCGACCGCCGTGATCCCCGCCCTGGCCTACCGCCGCTATCCCGCCGCACCGCGCAACGGGGATGACTACGCCGAAGGCATGATCTACTATGAGTTCGAGAGCAAACGCTGGGTAGTGGATTACCCGAAGCAGCACGCCGAGGGTGTCACCGCGAAGCAGAAGGCGACCCACGGCTGGTTCAAGCCTACCGTCAGGGTTTTCAAGAACATCCGGTGGCAGCTTCTGGAAGTGGGCGCGCTCAACATCAACGACGCGTCGTCGTACTTCATTGAGTGCCTGCTGGGCAACGTGCCGGAAGGCAAGTTCGGCCCCACCTACGGAGACACGGTCGCCGAATCCCACGACTGGCTGGTCCAGGCCGACATGGCTCCATTCAAGTGTCTCAACGGCATCACGCCGTTGTTTGGTACGACACCGGATTGCTGGTCAACCAAGAAGGCGCTGCGGTTTCTGGCGGCCGTGCGGGCACTCTGGAAGCAATGGTCTCAGTAG
- the mltG gene encoding endolytic transglycosylase MltG has protein sequence MSFVLITLSFALLGSLACATHGPKTNGRGVEVTVPLGISIGALADTLAAKQVIASKPLFFLYAWFHNYGSRIRPNHYRFAVGTGERRALRLLSGELPADVSVTIPEGYTMPQVAEAMAERGICRADSFLAACADTNLLRDLGVDGATAEGCLFPETYDFQTGSPPSEVVRRLVRQFLSVFSELSNSPIAIRQSPLAVSDVVILASIVEREAEVPDEFPRIAGVFLNRLGRNMPLQSCATVEYLLPERKGRLSVEDTKLDSPYNTYLHKGLPPGPICSPGRRALKAVLNPERNDYLFFVARGDGTHIFSRTASEHAAACRTVDAGN, from the coding sequence TTGTCCTTTGTCCTTATCACTTTGTCCTTTGCCCTGCTGGGTTCGCTCGCCTGTGCCACGCACGGCCCGAAAACGAACGGCCGCGGCGTCGAGGTAACCGTCCCGCTGGGCATCAGCATCGGCGCGCTTGCGGACACGCTGGCCGCGAAGCAGGTCATCGCTTCCAAACCGCTGTTCTTCCTCTACGCCTGGTTTCACAACTACGGCAGCCGCATCCGGCCCAACCACTACCGGTTTGCGGTCGGCACCGGCGAACGCCGTGCGCTCAGGCTGCTCTCCGGCGAGCTGCCCGCCGACGTCTCAGTCACGATTCCCGAAGGCTACACCATGCCCCAGGTTGCCGAGGCAATGGCGGAACGCGGCATCTGCCGGGCGGATAGCTTCCTTGCGGCCTGCGCCGACACGAACCTGCTCCGGGACCTCGGCGTTGATGGTGCGACGGCCGAAGGCTGCCTGTTTCCCGAGACCTACGACTTCCAGACCGGTTCACCGCCATCCGAAGTCGTGCGCCGCCTGGTCCGCCAGTTCCTCTCCGTCTTCTCCGAACTCTCGAACTCGCCAATCGCCATTCGCCAATCGCCACTCGCCGTCTCGGATGTTGTCATTCTCGCTTCAATTGTCGAGCGCGAAGCCGAGGTTCCGGACGAATTCCCGCGCATCGCCGGCGTCTTCCTCAACCGGCTGGGCCGGAACATGCCGCTACAATCCTGCGCCACGGTCGAGTACCTGCTGCCCGAGCGCAAAGGCCGGCTCTCGGTTGAAGACACGAAGCTCGATTCGCCCTACAACACCTACCTCCACAAGGGCCTGCCGCCCGGGCCGATCTGCAGTCCCGGCCGTCGCGCCCTCAAGGCCGTGCTCAACCCGGAACGGAACGACTACCTCTTCTTCGTCGCCCGCGGCGACGGCACCCACATCTTCTCCCGCACGGCCTCCGAGCACGCCGCTGCCTGCCGCACCGTCGACGCCGGGAACTAA
- the ruvX gene encoding Holliday junction resolvase RuvX, producing the protein MGRILCIDYGERHTGVAVSDPTRTIARALPTIHHASENELLAALKRLVAEQEADEIVVGLPVAQSGKPSRRSEQVRSFAGQLKKATGLAVTTFDERFSTARAIEVLEETRGRRDLTPGRRAATGKDKKRREAVDRIAATIILEDFLAENSKG; encoded by the coding sequence ATGGGTCGCATCCTCTGCATTGACTACGGCGAGCGGCATACCGGCGTTGCGGTGTCGGATCCGACCCGCACCATCGCCCGGGCCCTGCCGACCATCCACCACGCGAGCGAGAACGAGCTGCTCGCGGCGCTCAAGCGCCTCGTCGCCGAACAGGAAGCGGACGAGATTGTCGTCGGTCTCCCGGTGGCTCAGTCCGGCAAGCCCAGCCGCAGGTCGGAACAGGTGCGGAGCTTCGCCGGGCAATTGAAGAAGGCAACCGGCCTGGCGGTGACCACCTTCGACGAGCGCTTCTCAACGGCGCGGGCGATTGAGGTGCTTGAGGAAACCCGTGGACGCAGAGACCTCACGCCCGGCCGGCGCGCCGCCACGGGCAAGGACAAAAAGCGCCGGGAAGCGGTGGACAGGATTGCGGCAACGATCATCCTGGAGGACTTTCTTGCGGAGAACTCCAAAGGATAA
- the fusA gene encoding elongation factor G → MAREFPIEKVRNIGIMAHIDAGKTTVSERILFYTGKSHKLGEVHDGEAQLDWMEQERERGITITSAATTTVWNDHMINLIDTPGHVDFTVEVERSLRVLDGVIGLFCAVGGVEPQSETVWRQAEKYAVPRIAFVNKMDRAGADFYSVVEQIQKELGANAVPVTIPIGAEENFAGIIDLVDDVAVYYDETDQGMTWRDEPIPDAMRDVARKWKQNLLEKVAEVDDKLLEKFLRDEPIGNRELSAAIRAATLSHKICPVICGSAFKNKGIQRLLDAVVSYLPSPVDLLPTIGTHPGGEEVERVPWDDGRLAALAFKVVADKHVGKLVYVRVYSGTLKAGSYVYNSTQEKDQRVGRLLRMHANRQEQVEALYSGEIGAVVGLSDTVTGDTVCVREAPIVLQAIEFPAPVLSIAVSIADRNDREKLSHGLARLAEEDPTFIVTADPETEETVISGMGELHLEIIVDRLRREFGVVAKTGAPQVAYRETVTGHTDINEKYVKQTGGRGQYAHVVMRLEPLKAGEGFEFVNKVVSGRVPKEYIPAVERGVVDAMKKGVYAGFPVVDIRVSLLDGSYHEVDSNDLAFKTCAGRAFRKAFMQCSPQLLEPVMSVNVVTPEDSAGPIMGSLCNRRGLISGMDQQGNAKVIKALVPLATMFGYATDLRNQSQGRAVFTMHFEHYEAVPFSVVEEILAKRGKDSKAED, encoded by the coding sequence ATGGCACGAGAGTTTCCAATCGAGAAGGTCCGCAACATCGGAATCATGGCCCACATCGACGCGGGCAAGACCACGGTTTCCGAGCGCATCCTGTTCTACACCGGTAAGTCGCACAAGCTGGGCGAGGTGCACGACGGCGAGGCCCAGCTCGACTGGATGGAGCAGGAGCGGGAGCGCGGCATCACCATCACCAGCGCGGCCACGACCACGGTCTGGAACGACCACATGATTAACCTGATCGACACGCCCGGCCACGTGGATTTCACGGTCGAGGTGGAGCGGAGCCTCCGAGTGCTCGACGGGGTCATCGGGCTCTTCTGCGCGGTCGGCGGGGTCGAGCCGCAGTCGGAGACGGTCTGGCGCCAGGCCGAGAAGTATGCGGTGCCGCGCATCGCCTTCGTGAACAAGATGGACCGGGCCGGCGCGGATTTCTACAGCGTGGTCGAGCAGATACAGAAGGAACTCGGGGCCAATGCGGTGCCGGTGACGATTCCCATCGGCGCCGAGGAGAACTTCGCGGGCATCATCGACCTGGTTGACGACGTCGCGGTCTATTACGACGAGACGGACCAGGGGATGACGTGGCGCGACGAGCCGATTCCCGACGCGATGCGCGACGTCGCCCGGAAGTGGAAGCAGAACCTGCTGGAGAAGGTGGCCGAGGTCGACGACAAGCTGCTCGAGAAGTTCCTGCGCGATGAGCCGATCGGCAACCGGGAGCTGTCCGCCGCCATCCGCGCCGCGACCCTGTCCCACAAGATTTGCCCGGTCATCTGCGGCAGCGCGTTCAAGAACAAGGGCATTCAGCGCCTGCTCGACGCGGTCGTCTCCTACCTGCCGAGCCCGGTCGATCTGCTCCCGACCATCGGCACGCACCCGGGCGGCGAGGAGGTGGAGCGGGTTCCCTGGGACGACGGGCGGCTGGCCGCGCTCGCGTTCAAGGTTGTTGCGGACAAGCACGTGGGCAAGCTGGTTTATGTCAGGGTTTATTCGGGCACACTGAAGGCAGGCAGCTACGTCTACAACTCGACCCAGGAGAAGGACCAGCGGGTCGGGCGGCTGCTGCGGATGCACGCGAACCGACAGGAGCAGGTGGAAGCGCTCTATTCGGGAGAAATCGGCGCCGTGGTCGGGCTGTCCGATACCGTCACCGGCGACACGGTCTGCGTCCGCGAGGCACCGATAGTATTGCAGGCGATTGAGTTCCCGGCGCCGGTCCTCTCGATCGCCGTGTCCATCGCCGACCGGAACGACCGCGAGAAGCTCTCGCACGGCCTCGCGCGACTGGCCGAGGAGGACCCGACCTTCATTGTTACCGCAGACCCGGAGACCGAGGAGACCGTGATTTCCGGCATGGGCGAGCTGCACCTGGAGATTATCGTTGACCGGCTGCGCCGCGAGTTCGGGGTCGTGGCCAAGACCGGAGCCCCGCAGGTCGCCTACCGCGAGACGGTCACCGGCCACACCGACATCAATGAGAAGTACGTGAAGCAGACCGGCGGCCGCGGCCAGTACGCGCACGTGGTGATGCGGCTGGAACCGCTCAAGGCCGGCGAAGGGTTCGAGTTCGTCAACAAGGTGGTGAGCGGCCGCGTGCCGAAGGAGTACATCCCGGCGGTCGAACGCGGCGTGGTCGACGCGATGAAGAAGGGCGTGTATGCCGGGTTCCCGGTCGTGGACATCCGCGTCTCCCTGCTCGACGGGTCGTACCACGAGGTGGACTCCAACGACCTGGCGTTCAAGACCTGCGCCGGGCGCGCGTTCCGCAAGGCGTTCATGCAGTGCAGCCCGCAGTTGCTCGAACCGGTGATGAGCGTCAACGTGGTGACGCCCGAGGATTCGGCCGGCCCCATCATGGGCTCGCTCTGCAACCGGCGCGGCCTGATTTCGGGCATGGACCAGCAGGGCAACGCCAAGGTCATCAAGGCGCTGGTGCCGCTGGCGACGATGTTCGGGTACGCGACCGATCTGCGCAACCAGAGCCAGGGCCGGGCCGTCTTCACGATGCACTTCGAGCACTACGAGGCGGTGCCGTTCTCGGTGGTGGAGGAAATACTGGCGAAAAGGGGTAAGGACTCCAAGGCAGAAGACTAG